AACAGATTATTGAATCGACCTATTCTTAAATTATTGAATAACCTCTGGTTTCATCTGCGCACTCCTCAAATTGAGCTGTGATGATAAAAAATATTTATGTAAGTTTGTTAAGAGGCGATTATCATATTGTTACCTAACAGCTAACAACCGTCTCCTAATTCTCAACTCTTGTTTTATTTCTTTTAAATTGCTCGGTGGCATTGAATATCGGTTATAATGAAAATGTATTCTGAATTTACGGATGCGGAATTGGTTCGTCTTATAAAAGACAGGAACCATGAAGCGTTTGCAGAGATCTATAACAGATATGCAGTGCTGATGTTTTACAAAGTAAATCAAATGCTAAGGGACGAAGAGCCATCTAAGGATCTTGTGCAAGATTTATTTGTCAGCCTCTGGGATAAGCCAGAACTGATTCAGGAAAACAATAATATTGCCGGGTACCTTTACATCGGGGTTAGAAACCGCGTATTGAAATTCATACAACGCAACAAACTTAAAAATGATCACATTTCTTCCTTAGCACAATATGCTTCAGAAGTTAGTATGGAAACCATACAGGACATCGATGAACGTGAGTTGAAAAT
The sequence above is drawn from the Pedobacter cryoconitis genome and encodes:
- a CDS encoding RNA polymerase sigma-70 factor: MKMYSEFTDAELVRLIKDRNHEAFAEIYNRYAVLMFYKVNQMLRDEEPSKDLVQDLFVSLWDKPELIQENNNIAGYLYIGVRNRVLKFIQRNKLKNDHISSLAQYASEVSMETIQDIDERELKIIVQREIDNLPAKMKIIFEMSRRDNLSHAEIAGKLGLSDQTVKKQVNNALKILRSKLAVYAPLGLIIIELSKRC